The nucleotide sequence AATCCTGTGTAAGTATAACTGATGAAAGAAAAAGTACATTACTATTTTCAGATCCGTATATATATGGCGGAGTTGCAGTATTCGTGAAAAAGTCAAACACAACAATAAAAAAACCAGAGGATTTAAAGGGTAAGGTAGTAGGCTGTCAAGCTGGTACAACAGCAGAAGATGCTCTTAAAAAGTTTAATGGCTTAAAGGAAACTAAGAAATATCAGCAGACAACAGATGCATTTTTAGATTTAGAAAATAACAGAATAGAAGCAGTAGTAGCAGACCCAATGGTTGGAGATTATTACACTACTAAGAATCCTGGCAAGTATGAGAAAATAAGCAAGTACTTAGGAAAAGAGCCAGTTGGAGCAGCTTTCAGAAAACAAGATAAAACTCTTAAAGATGCATATCAAAAGGCATATAATGAACTTAAAAAGGACGGAACATTGTCTAAACTATCAAATAAATGGTTTGGTTATGATATCTATAGTTCACAAAATAAGTAAATATTTAAAAATCCGATTTCAATTTATGAAATCGGATTTTTATTTTTTGAAATAAAATCAAATTTATATTGACTATTATATTAGAATATTCTAATATAATAATATAGTAAAGGAGGGATAAAGATGAAAAAAGTTATTATAGTGGGGGGTGTTGCTGAAAGAGCTGAGGATTGAAATGTAAATTTATTTATTTAGAAAAGTATATATATTATGGGGAGTAGGGTTTTTATAATATGGATAATGCAGAAGCTAAGGATGGCTTCTGCATTATATATATTTGAAAATATATATTAAAGAGTTCTAGCAGTTTCTTCAACTGTTTTTGCGTTATTGTTTACTTCCTGAACAGAAGCTGAAA is from Clostridium acetobutylicum ATCC 824 and encodes:
- a CDS encoding ABC transporter substrate-binding protein; translated protein: MKKSVKKIMAVILTAVIGVGLLAGCSSTGSSSNDESLSKVKKAGVLKVGLSDDYPPMEFRDSNNKVSGFDIDMINAIGKKMGVKVQIVTNSFDGIFVALKAKKFDMVQSCVSITDERKSTLLFSDPYIYGGVAVFVKKSNTTIKKPEDLKGKVVGCQAGTTAEDALKKFNGLKETKKYQQTTDAFLDLENNRIEAVVADPMVGDYYTTKNPGKYEKISKYLGKEPVGAAFRKQDKTLKDAYQKAYNELKKDGTLSKLSNKWFGYDIYSSQNK